In Phenylobacterium koreense, one DNA window encodes the following:
- a CDS encoding nuclear transport factor 2 family protein: MEARVKTFFERYESVFNRALGGDLGMDEVASLYASAFIAASPMGVMTGKNDDQLKQVMAQGYERYRAIGTKAMRVRDVRISPIDDLHCVAHVAWTATYAQRGRPEVKIDFDVHYLIQALDGDPKVFGWVSGDEEALLRQHGLA; the protein is encoded by the coding sequence ATGGAAGCCCGTGTGAAGACCTTCTTCGAGCGATACGAAAGCGTCTTCAACCGGGCGCTTGGCGGCGACCTGGGCATGGACGAGGTCGCCTCCCTCTACGCCTCCGCGTTCATCGCCGCCTCGCCCATGGGCGTGATGACCGGCAAGAACGACGACCAGCTCAAGCAGGTGATGGCCCAGGGCTATGAGCGCTATCGGGCGATCGGCACGAAGGCGATGCGGGTCCGCGACGTCCGCATCTCGCCGATCGACGACCTTCACTGCGTCGCCCACGTCGCCTGGACCGCGACCTACGCCCAGCGGGGCCGGCCGGAGGTGAAGATCGACTTCGATGTCCACTACCTGATCCAGGCCCTGGACGGCGATCCGAAGGTGTTCGGCTGGGTCTCGGGCGACGAAGAGGCGCTGCTGCGCCAGCATGGCCTGGCCTGA
- the htpX gene encoding zinc metalloprotease HtpX yields the protein MQNHLRTFMLLAALTALFVGIGYLIGGATGMAIALAIAVAMNFFSYWNSDKIVLRMYGARQIEPGVSDPLLRNYLNDVYELADRGGIPRPKVYVMESEQPNAFATGRNPENAAVAATVGLLRMLDRREIRGVMAHELAHVKNRDTLTMTITATIAGAISSLANFALFFGGNDRERPGGIIGTIALMVLAPMAAALVQMAISRGREYEADKGGAEISGDPQALASALQKIEAYAHGIVNVTAERNPATGQMFIINPLSGHGADNLFSTHPSTSNRVAALMKLVGGGGGGAARRNAPIVTGGGRWGGTAVPTTDPAPKSGPWNS from the coding sequence ATGCAGAACCATCTTCGCACCTTCATGTTGCTGGCGGCGCTGACCGCCCTTTTCGTCGGCATCGGCTACCTGATCGGCGGGGCCACAGGCATGGCCATCGCCCTGGCGATCGCCGTGGCGATGAACTTCTTCAGCTACTGGAACTCCGACAAGATCGTGCTGCGGATGTACGGCGCGCGGCAGATCGAGCCGGGCGTGTCCGACCCGCTGCTGCGCAACTATCTGAACGACGTCTACGAGCTGGCCGACCGCGGGGGCATTCCGCGGCCCAAGGTCTATGTGATGGAGAGCGAGCAGCCGAACGCCTTCGCCACCGGCCGCAACCCCGAGAACGCGGCGGTGGCCGCGACCGTGGGCCTGCTGCGGATGCTTGACCGGCGCGAGATCCGCGGGGTCATGGCCCACGAGCTGGCGCACGTGAAGAACCGCGACACCCTGACCATGACCATCACGGCGACCATCGCCGGGGCCATCTCGTCGCTGGCCAACTTCGCCCTGTTCTTCGGCGGCAACGACCGCGAGCGGCCGGGCGGGATCATCGGGACCATCGCCCTGATGGTGCTGGCCCCCATGGCCGCGGCGCTGGTGCAGATGGCGATCAGCCGCGGCCGGGAGTACGAGGCCGACAAGGGCGGCGCCGAGATCAGCGGCGATCCGCAGGCCCTGGCCAGCGCCCTGCAGAAGATCGAGGCCTACGCTCACGGCATCGTCAACGTGACCGCCGAACGCAATCCGGCGACGGGCCAGATGTTCATCATCAACCCGCTGTCCGGCCATGGCGCCGACAACCTGTTCTCCACCCACCCGTCGACCTCGAACCGGGTCGCGGCGCTGATGAAGCTGGTGGGCGGCGGAGGCGGCGGCGCGGCGCGGCGGAACGCGCCGATCGTCACCGGCGGCGGTCGCTGGGGCGGGACGGCGGTCCCCACCACAGATCCGGCCCCGAAGAGCGGTCCCTGGAATAGCTAG
- a CDS encoding Csu type fimbrial protein, with protein MTCGWIKAAIAGVGFLAAGLAPTQGQALCVGCTCTTTATGMNFGAYNLLSPSNLQSSGSIRVQCTLVLAVAGSYTIELSPGSSGTYAQRTLRNGASSLGYNLFTDPAHASVWGNGSGGTSTVTNSYLLGLLVVDQTTPVYGLIPAGQNVPGGVYGDSVVVTVIY; from the coding sequence ATGACCTGCGGCTGGATCAAGGCGGCGATCGCCGGCGTAGGATTCTTGGCGGCGGGCCTGGCGCCGACGCAAGGCCAGGCGCTCTGTGTGGGCTGCACCTGCACCACGACGGCGACCGGCATGAATTTCGGCGCCTACAACCTGCTGTCTCCGTCGAATCTCCAGTCGTCCGGATCGATCCGCGTGCAGTGCACGCTGGTCTTGGCCGTGGCCGGATCCTACACTATCGAGCTCAGCCCCGGTTCGTCAGGGACCTATGCGCAGCGCACCTTGCGCAACGGCGCGTCCAGCCTCGGCTACAATCTCTTCACCGATCCCGCTCACGCCTCGGTGTGGGGCAATGGCTCCGGTGGAACCTCGACCGTGACGAACAGCTATCTTCTCGGCTTGCTCGTGGTCGACCAGACCACGCCCGTATACGGCCTCATCCCGGCAGGGCAGAACGTGCCCGGAGGCGTCTATGGCGACAGCGTCGTGGTGACGGTTATCTATTGA
- the fabV gene encoding enoyl-ACP reductase FabV translates to MIIEPRIRGFICTTAHPAGCAANVRQQIELVRSRGAIADGPKRVLVLGCSAGYGLASRIVATFGCGADTVGVSFEKEPTETRTATAGWYNNRAFEIEAAAAGRKAVTLDGDAFSDEMREKVLATVRDELGQIDMLVYSMAAPVRTDPRDGQTYRSAIKPLGEPVRVKTLNTDKAEVFETELAPATPEETASTIKVMGGEDWEMWVDALAGAGLLADGFQTLDYTYIGSKLTWPIYWRATLGKAKEDVDRAAAAIRDRLGPDAARVVSLKAVVTQASSAIPVVPLYGVVLFKVMKEMGLHEGCIEQIDRLFREARPQHAFDEAGRIRMDDWELSEKVQAEVERRWPLVSTETLGELGDLAGFRADFLKIFGFGVPGVDYSADLDPRVVS, encoded by the coding sequence GTGATCATCGAACCCCGCATCCGCGGTTTCATCTGCACCACCGCCCATCCGGCCGGCTGCGCCGCCAATGTCCGCCAGCAGATCGAGCTGGTGCGCTCGCGCGGCGCCATCGCCGATGGCCCCAAGCGCGTCCTCGTCCTGGGCTGCTCGGCCGGCTACGGCCTCGCCTCGCGCATCGTCGCCACCTTCGGCTGCGGCGCCGATACGGTCGGGGTCTCCTTCGAGAAGGAGCCGACCGAAACCAGGACCGCCACCGCCGGCTGGTACAACAACCGCGCCTTCGAGATCGAGGCCGCTGCCGCCGGCCGCAAGGCGGTCACCCTCGACGGAGACGCCTTCTCCGACGAGATGCGGGAAAAGGTGCTGGCGACCGTGCGCGACGAGCTCGGCCAGATCGACATGCTGGTCTACAGCATGGCCGCTCCGGTCCGTACCGATCCGCGCGACGGCCAGACCTACCGCTCGGCCATCAAGCCGCTGGGCGAACCTGTGCGGGTGAAGACCCTCAACACCGACAAGGCCGAGGTCTTCGAGACCGAACTGGCCCCCGCCACGCCCGAGGAGACCGCCTCCACCATCAAGGTGATGGGCGGCGAGGACTGGGAAATGTGGGTCGACGCCCTGGCTGGGGCCGGCCTGCTGGCCGACGGCTTCCAGACCCTGGACTACACCTATATCGGCTCGAAGCTGACCTGGCCGATCTACTGGCGCGCGACCCTCGGCAAGGCCAAGGAGGACGTCGACCGCGCCGCGGCGGCGATCCGCGACCGGCTCGGCCCGGACGCCGCCCGCGTCGTCTCGCTGAAGGCCGTGGTCACCCAGGCCAGCTCGGCGATCCCGGTGGTGCCGCTCTATGGCGTGGTGCTGTTCAAGGTCATGAAGGAGATGGGCCTGCACGAGGGCTGCATCGAGCAGATCGACCGCCTGTTCCGCGAAGCCCGGCCTCAGCACGCCTTCGACGAGGCCGGCCGCATCCGCATGGACGACTGGGAGCTGTCGGAGAAGGTCCAGGCCGAGGTGGAGCGCCGCTGGCCGCTGGTCAGCACCGAAACCCTCGGCGAGCTGGGCGATCTCGCCGGCTTCCGCGCCGACTTCCTGAAGATCTTCGGCTTCGGGGTGCCGGGCGTGGACTATTCCGCCGACCTCGACCCTCGCGTCGTGAGCTAA
- a CDS encoding putative bifunctional diguanylate cyclase/phosphodiesterase — MKRKGLHEDALDIQRVETERQARREAEALLASKAQELSQANEELRCVSEALAARVEELEAERALTLHLARTDSLTGLLNRGAFTTELTGRLERAQANGESVALFVIDLDRFKGLNDSLGHHAGDLLLHEIGRRLQDTAQPCDLLARLGGDEFAVVTSGRQAEERAQELTAALTRSHSIYGRVITSGASIGMALFPDDAEDASHLQRFADMALYRAKAAGGSRWSAFDEDLRCASEARHSLEAELRRAIPAGEITPWFQPVVNAADGRMVSVEVLARWNHPERGMIAPGAFIPVAEELGLIGPLDSSVFQAACRRAAPWVAEGLIDTIACNVSPRELLDPAFSRELIRRLADTDLPATALTVEITETFLLQDLSLARRHIERLAALGVRIALDDFGTGYSNLHALLQLPIHTLKVDQSLIGGVGRDNRISKLVRAMMNAAKALGIRIIAEGVEDEAQAIFLRAAGCDRMQGFLFARPAPPEEVEQMLRDEAAGGGADTDRIIAAAATLRVAGF; from the coding sequence GTGAAGCGCAAAGGGCTTCATGAAGACGCCCTGGACATCCAGCGCGTCGAGACGGAACGGCAGGCGCGCCGCGAGGCCGAGGCCCTGCTGGCGTCCAAGGCGCAGGAACTGTCCCAGGCCAACGAGGAGCTGCGCTGCGTTTCCGAGGCGCTGGCCGCGCGGGTCGAGGAGCTGGAGGCCGAGCGGGCTCTGACCCTGCACCTGGCGCGCACCGACAGCCTGACCGGCCTGCTCAACCGCGGGGCCTTCACCACCGAACTGACCGGGCGCCTGGAGCGGGCGCAGGCGAACGGCGAGAGCGTGGCCCTGTTCGTCATCGACCTGGATCGCTTCAAGGGGCTGAACGACAGCCTGGGCCACCACGCCGGCGATCTGCTGCTGCATGAGATCGGCCGCCGGTTGCAGGACACGGCCCAGCCCTGCGACCTGCTCGCCCGGCTGGGGGGCGACGAGTTCGCGGTGGTGACCTCCGGCCGCCAGGCCGAGGAGCGGGCCCAGGAACTGACGGCCGCTCTGACCAGGAGCCACTCCATATATGGCCGGGTGATCACGTCCGGGGCCTCGATCGGCATGGCCCTGTTCCCGGACGACGCCGAGGACGCCAGCCATCTGCAGCGGTTCGCGGACATGGCGCTCTATCGGGCCAAGGCGGCTGGCGGCTCGCGCTGGTCGGCGTTCGACGAGGACCTGCGTTGCGCCAGCGAGGCCCGCCACAGCCTGGAGGCCGAGCTGCGCCGGGCGATTCCGGCCGGCGAGATCACCCCCTGGTTCCAGCCGGTGGTGAACGCGGCCGACGGGCGGATGGTCTCGGTCGAGGTGCTGGCCCGCTGGAACCATCCCGAGCGCGGGATGATCGCGCCGGGCGCCTTCATCCCGGTGGCCGAGGAACTGGGTCTGATCGGTCCGCTGGACAGCTCGGTGTTCCAGGCCGCCTGCCGGCGGGCCGCGCCGTGGGTGGCCGAGGGGCTGATCGACACCATCGCCTGCAACGTCTCGCCGCGGGAGCTGCTGGACCCGGCCTTCTCGCGCGAGCTGATCCGGCGGCTGGCCGACACCGACCTGCCGGCGACCGCCCTGACCGTGGAGATCACCGAGACCTTCCTGCTGCAGGACCTGAGCCTGGCGCGCCGCCATATCGAGCGACTCGCGGCGCTGGGGGTGCGCATCGCCCTGGACGACTTCGGCACCGGCTATTCGAACCTGCACGCCCTGCTGCAGCTTCCGATCCACACCCTGAAGGTGGACCAGTCGCTGATCGGCGGCGTCGGTCGCGACAACCGGATCTCCAAGCTGGTCCGGGCCATGATGAACGCGGCCAAGGCGCTGGGCATCCGGATCATCGCCGAGGGCGTGGAGGACGAGGCCCAGGCGATCTTCCTGCGCGCCGCGGGCTGCGACCGGATGCAGGGCTTCCTCTTCGCCCGTCCGGCCCCGCCCGAGGAGGTGGAGCAGATGCTGCGCGACGAGGCGGCCGGCGGCGGGGCCGACACCGACCGCATCATCGCCGCGGCGGCGACGCTGCGGGTGGCTGGGTTTTAG
- a CDS encoding enoyl-CoA hydratase/isomerase family protein, producing MGKLVEVSDAGHVRTIRLNRPDKKNALSQALAWGVVEAVDAAARDDDVWVVALTGSGDAFCAGLDLSGTAEPYHPYPAMSAQLDDIGWVGQFVLSIRKRCDKPVVGGINGVAVGAGLGLAMATDVRLIASSARLMAGYTRIGGSPDAGLTITLPQAMGYERAMRFMMENRTVTGAEALEWGLAGEVVDDAGFEARLAAYCQQLCEWSPITLRLLKRGIVKSYESVDMEQQLRYEVTNIGRAFRSEDGQEARRAFLEKRQPVFQGR from the coding sequence ATGGGTAAGCTCGTCGAAGTGTCGGACGCTGGTCACGTCCGCACCATCCGCCTGAACCGTCCGGACAAGAAGAACGCCCTCAGCCAGGCCCTCGCCTGGGGCGTGGTCGAGGCGGTGGACGCCGCCGCGCGCGACGACGATGTCTGGGTCGTGGCCCTCACCGGCTCGGGCGACGCCTTCTGCGCCGGCCTCGACCTCTCCGGTACGGCCGAGCCCTACCATCCCTATCCGGCCATGAGCGCCCAGCTCGACGACATCGGCTGGGTCGGCCAGTTCGTGCTCTCCATCCGCAAGCGCTGCGACAAGCCGGTGGTCGGCGGGATCAACGGCGTGGCGGTCGGCGCGGGGCTCGGCCTGGCCATGGCCACCGACGTGCGCCTCATCGCCTCCAGCGCCCGGCTGATGGCCGGCTATACCCGCATCGGCGGCTCGCCGGACGCCGGCCTCACCATCACCCTGCCGCAGGCCATGGGCTATGAGCGCGCCATGCGCTTCATGATGGAGAACCGCACCGTCACCGGCGCCGAGGCCCTCGAATGGGGCTTGGCCGGCGAGGTGGTGGACGACGCCGGCTTCGAGGCCCGGCTCGCCGCCTACTGCCAGCAGCTCTGCGAGTGGTCCCCGATCACCCTGCGCCTGCTCAAGCGCGGCATCGTGAAGTCCTACGAGTCCGTCGATATGGAGCAGCAACTCCGCTACGAGGTCACCAATATCGGCCGGGCCTTCCGCAGCGAGGACGGTCAGGAAGCCCGCCGCGCCTTCCTGGAAAAGCGCCAGCCGGTGTTCCAGGGACGATAG
- a CDS encoding dicarboxylate/amino acid:cation symporter — translation MNRVFTAFIVGAMVLGVLVGWGLNQGMAPEQAKGVADNLTIITDVFLRLIKMIIAPLVFSTLVAGIAHMEDAASIGRVGVKTMAWFISASIVSLTIGLVLVHLIQPGAGMNLVADAAGGGAGVDASNLTLKEFVTHLVPSSIIDAMARNEILQIVVFSIFVGTAVSSIDDKAPAVLALVDQVATIMLKVTGYVMKTAPLAIFAALAATVATQGLGVLIDYAKFVLGFYFSLGVLWSLLASAAILIVGRRALELLGAIRGPALLAFATASSEAAYPRTLEELQKFGLSRRIASFVLPLGYSFNLDGSMMYCTFAVLFICQAYGIEMTIGQQITMLLLLMVTSKGMAGVPRASLVVIAATLTYFDLPEAGLLLILGVDHLLDMGRSATNVVGNSVAAAVVAKWEGQIEEPEKAYVAGG, via the coding sequence ATGAACAGAGTTTTCACCGCCTTCATCGTCGGCGCCATGGTCCTGGGCGTGCTGGTCGGGTGGGGCCTCAACCAGGGCATGGCGCCCGAGCAGGCCAAGGGCGTGGCCGACAACCTGACGATCATCACCGACGTCTTCCTGCGCCTGATCAAGATGATCATCGCGCCGCTGGTGTTCTCGACCCTGGTGGCGGGCATCGCGCACATGGAGGACGCGGCCTCCATCGGCCGGGTCGGGGTGAAGACCATGGCCTGGTTCATCAGCGCCTCGATCGTCTCGCTGACCATCGGCCTGGTGCTGGTGCACCTGATCCAGCCCGGCGCGGGGATGAACCTGGTCGCCGACGCGGCCGGCGGCGGAGCGGGCGTGGACGCCTCGAACCTGACGCTCAAGGAGTTCGTCACCCACCTGGTGCCGAGCTCGATCATCGACGCCATGGCGCGCAACGAGATCCTGCAGATCGTGGTGTTCTCGATCTTCGTGGGGACGGCGGTGTCGTCGATCGACGACAAGGCGCCGGCGGTCCTGGCCCTGGTCGACCAGGTGGCCACCATCATGCTGAAGGTCACCGGCTATGTGATGAAGACCGCGCCGCTGGCGATCTTCGCCGCCCTGGCCGCCACGGTGGCGACCCAGGGGCTGGGGGTGCTGATCGACTACGCCAAGTTCGTGCTCGGCTTCTATTTCTCGCTGGGGGTGCTGTGGAGCCTGCTGGCGAGCGCCGCGATCCTGATCGTCGGACGCCGGGCGCTGGAGCTGCTGGGCGCCATCCGCGGGCCGGCCCTGCTGGCCTTCGCCACCGCCTCGTCGGAAGCGGCCTATCCGCGGACCCTGGAGGAGCTGCAGAAGTTCGGCCTGTCGCGCCGGATCGCCAGCTTCGTGCTGCCGCTGGGCTATTCGTTCAACCTCGACGGCTCGATGATGTACTGCACCTTCGCGGTGCTGTTCATCTGCCAGGCCTATGGGATCGAGATGACCATCGGCCAGCAGATCACCATGCTGCTGCTGCTGATGGTGACCTCCAAGGGCATGGCCGGGGTGCCGCGGGCCTCGCTGGTGGTGATCGCCGCCACCCTCACCTATTTCGACCTGCCCGAGGCGGGCCTGCTGCTGATCCTGGGGGTCGACCACCTGCTGGACATGGGCCGGTCGGCGACCAACGTGGTCGGCAACTCCGTGGCCGCCGCGGTGGTGGCCAAATGGGAGGGCCAGATCGAAGAACCGGAAAAGGCCTACGTCGCCGGCGGCTGA
- a CDS encoding tyrosine-protein phosphatase yields the protein MTKIEFEAIDNFRDFGGYATACGRGVKAGRLFRSANHAYATDKDLADLRGLGVEVIVDLRRRRERDREPSRRWEGFSGTVIENDIDGPEHDWADALKAADTIDADWFFRDSLEFYRAAPHAERMVDLFSRYFRAVAETQGAVVVHCAAGKDRTGMICALTHHIAGVHRDDTMADYLATNDEARMEKRTSFLGPWVKELTGVTLSDAALRQAVSVNEAFLAEAFSAMTERHGSIDGYLEQALGVDGPLRERIAGRILGG from the coding sequence ATGACCAAGATCGAATTCGAAGCCATCGACAACTTCCGGGACTTCGGCGGCTACGCCACCGCCTGCGGGCGCGGGGTGAAGGCCGGGCGGCTGTTCCGCTCCGCCAACCACGCCTACGCCACCGACAAGGACCTGGCGGACCTGCGCGGCCTGGGCGTCGAGGTGATCGTCGACCTGCGCCGCCGCCGCGAGCGCGACCGCGAGCCGTCCCGCCGCTGGGAGGGCTTTTCCGGCACGGTCATCGAGAACGACATCGACGGACCCGAGCACGACTGGGCCGACGCCCTGAAGGCCGCCGACACGATCGACGCCGACTGGTTCTTCCGCGACAGCCTTGAGTTCTACCGCGCCGCGCCTCACGCCGAGCGGATGGTCGACCTGTTCAGCCGCTACTTCCGCGCCGTCGCCGAGACGCAAGGGGCGGTGGTCGTCCACTGCGCCGCCGGCAAGGACCGCACCGGCATGATCTGCGCCCTGACCCACCACATCGCCGGCGTCCACCGCGACGACACCATGGCCGACTACCTCGCCACCAACGACGAGGCGCGGATGGAAAAGCGCACCTCGTTCCTCGGCCCCTGGGTCAAGGAACTCACCGGCGTCACCCTCAGCGACGCGGCCCTGCGCCAGGCGGTCAGCGTCAACGAGGCGTTCCTGGCCGAGGCCTTCAGCGCCATGACCGAGCGCCACGGCTCGATCGACGGCTATCTGGAGCAGGCCCTCGGCGTCGACGGGCCCTTACGCGAGCGCATCGCCGGCCGCATCCTCGGCGGCTGA
- a CDS encoding endonuclease/exonuclease/phosphatase family protein, with protein MQAAARRSLRRWLVRLVLPALLTGCATTPAPQPPPPSPLKTPDIRISADGRTASLRLDVLTFNIEGVPGRGGRGGELRRIGEHLAQMRQAGEAPDIVLFQEAFSAEAKYAVRSAGYAEVAFGPARKQRRQLPGAGSRSGHKWSKGELGLKLVGSGLAIASVYRLETTASEPFSRRACAGFDCLSNKGALFARVVIPGMPGALDLFDTHMNAQGASRVSARRHLPVHRAQVWELFDFMSAHREPRNPVLLGGDFNMRRSLPRFDVFRATQRLQLAQQYCMAQPDFCQVQMSWDGDAPWMDTQDLQLFQSGQSVTIRPIREESLFDGKPGSPQLSDHDGYRVIYELSWPVASAAPSQIGRPSAKSPP; from the coding sequence ATGCAAGCTGCTGCGCGTCGATCCCTTCGCCGATGGCTGGTCCGGCTCGTCCTGCCGGCCCTGCTGACCGGCTGCGCCACCACGCCGGCCCCTCAACCGCCGCCGCCCTCGCCGCTGAAGACGCCGGACATCCGCATTTCCGCCGATGGCAGGACCGCCAGCCTCCGGCTCGACGTCCTGACCTTCAACATCGAGGGCGTCCCCGGCCGCGGCGGGCGCGGCGGGGAGTTGCGCCGGATCGGCGAGCACCTGGCCCAGATGCGGCAGGCCGGCGAGGCGCCGGACATCGTCCTCTTCCAGGAAGCGTTCAGCGCCGAAGCCAAGTACGCCGTCCGCAGCGCCGGCTACGCGGAGGTGGCCTTCGGGCCTGCCCGCAAGCAGCGCCGGCAGCTTCCGGGCGCCGGGTCGAGGTCCGGCCACAAGTGGTCCAAGGGCGAGCTCGGCCTGAAGCTGGTCGGCTCGGGCCTGGCCATCGCCAGCGTCTACCGGCTCGAAACCACCGCCTCCGAGCCGTTCAGCCGCCGGGCCTGCGCCGGCTTCGACTGCCTCAGCAACAAGGGCGCGCTGTTCGCCCGGGTGGTCATCCCGGGCATGCCCGGCGCCCTCGATCTCTTCGACACGCACATGAACGCCCAGGGCGCTTCGCGCGTCTCGGCCCGCCGCCACCTGCCGGTCCACCGCGCCCAGGTCTGGGAGCTGTTCGACTTCATGAGCGCGCATCGCGAACCCCGGAACCCCGTCCTCCTCGGCGGCGACTTCAACATGCGCCGCTCGCTGCCGCGCTTCGACGTCTTCCGCGCCACCCAGCGCCTGCAACTCGCCCAGCAGTACTGCATGGCCCAGCCCGACTTCTGCCAGGTGCAGATGTCCTGGGACGGCGACGCCCCCTGGATGGACACCCAGGATCTGCAGCTCTTCCAGTCGGGCCAGAGCGTCACCATCCGCCCGATCCGCGAGGAGAGCCTGTTCGACGGCAAGCCCGGAAGCCCGCAGCTTTCCGACCATGACGGCTACCGCGTCATCTACGAGCTGAGCTGGCCGGTGGCCTCCGCGGCGCCCTCGCAAATCGGCCGCCCCAGCGCTAAATCTCCGCCATGA
- a CDS encoding AMP nucleosidase, which translates to MSKEEKAAAIVERLDKEYQTTVEALRSALKTFLAGGPPPDPALRARGIFAYPELRLNWPHGHDYPRLGRAYARLSQPGDYSVTVTRPDLYRDYLIEQIGLLMADFDVSVEVGRSHQEMPFPYVLDGSVDLAVADISSAEIARHFPTTELAYIGDEIADGFWNPGLEPTRPLALFDGLRTDFSLARLAHYTGTPAEDTQQFILFTNYHRYVDEFVRWGCAQIKAGRYEALSAAGHVLVTAETENGEQAVADGPWRRHQMPAYHLKAPGRRGVTLVNIGVGPSNAKTITDHLAVLRPQAWLMIGHCGGLRGSQTIGDYVLAHAYLRDDHVLDDVLPPEIPIPPIAEIQVALNRAAENVTGESGEMLKRRLRTGTVVTTDDRNWELQFSSSSLRFNQSRAVAIDMESATIAAQGYRFRVPYGTLLCVSDKPLHGEIKLPGQANAFYERAIGQHLQIGIAAMDLLRQEGPRLHSRKLRSFDEPPFR; encoded by the coding sequence ATGTCCAAAGAAGAAAAAGCTGCCGCCATCGTCGAGCGGCTCGATAAAGAATATCAGACGACCGTCGAAGCTCTCCGCAGCGCCCTCAAGACCTTCCTCGCCGGCGGCCCGCCGCCCGATCCGGCCCTGCGCGCCCGGGGAATCTTCGCCTATCCGGAACTGCGCCTGAACTGGCCGCACGGCCACGACTATCCGCGCCTTGGCCGCGCCTATGCCCGCCTCTCGCAGCCGGGCGACTATTCGGTCACGGTCACCCGCCCGGACCTCTACCGCGACTACCTGATCGAGCAGATCGGTCTCTTGATGGCCGACTTCGACGTCTCGGTGGAGGTCGGTCGCTCGCACCAGGAGATGCCGTTTCCCTACGTGCTCGACGGTTCGGTCGACCTCGCGGTGGCCGACATCAGCTCGGCCGAGATCGCCCGCCACTTCCCGACCACCGAACTCGCCTATATCGGCGACGAGATCGCCGACGGCTTCTGGAACCCGGGCCTCGAGCCTACCCGCCCGCTCGCCCTGTTCGATGGCCTGCGCACTGACTTCTCCCTGGCGCGGCTGGCCCACTACACGGGGACCCCGGCCGAGGACACCCAGCAGTTCATCCTGTTCACGAACTACCACCGCTACGTGGACGAGTTCGTCCGCTGGGGCTGCGCCCAGATCAAGGCCGGCCGCTACGAGGCGCTGTCGGCCGCCGGCCACGTGCTGGTCACCGCCGAAACGGAGAACGGCGAGCAGGCCGTCGCCGACGGCCCCTGGCGCCGCCACCAGATGCCGGCCTATCACCTGAAGGCGCCGGGCCGGCGGGGCGTCACCCTGGTCAACATCGGCGTCGGTCCCTCCAACGCCAAGACCATCACCGATCACCTGGCCGTCCTGCGGCCCCAGGCCTGGCTGATGATCGGCCACTGCGGCGGCCTGCGCGGCTCCCAGACCATCGGCGACTACGTCCTGGCCCACGCCTATCTGCGCGACGACCATGTGCTGGACGACGTCCTGCCGCCGGAGATCCCGATCCCGCCCATCGCCGAGATCCAGGTCGCCCTGAACCGCGCGGCCGAGAACGTCACCGGCGAGAGCGGTGAGATGCTCAAGCGCCGGCTGCGCACCGGCACGGTGGTCACCACCGACGACCGCAACTGGGAGCTCCAGTTCTCCTCCTCGTCCCTGCGCTTCAACCAGTCCCGGGCGGTGGCCATCGACATGGAGAGCGCCACCATCGCGGCCCAGGGCTATCGCTTCCGCGTGCCCTACGGGACCCTGCTCTGCGTCTCGGACAAGCCGCTGCACGGCGAGATCAAGCTGCCCGGCCAGGCCAACGCCTTCTACGAGCGCGCCATCGGCCAGCACCTGCAGATCGGCATCGCGGCCATGGACCTGCTGCGCCAGGAGGGCCCGCGCCTGCACTCGCGCAAGCTCCGCAGCTTCGACGAGCCGCCGTTCCGCTGA